AGCAGCCGGTGAACGGTCTCGTCGGGATCGTCGGGCGCATCGGCCAGGGCCTCGACCGCCTGCTTCTCGATCTGCCCGGCGATCTGGGCGAGCAGCGCCAGATAGCAGTCTTCTTTGCTGTCGAACACCTCGTAGAACGCTTTGTTGCCGACATAGGCCGTCTGGCAGATCTGCTCGATCGAGGTGTTCGCGTACCCGTCCCGCGCGATCAGCTCGAACGCCGCCGTCAACAACTGCTCACGGCGATGGGCGCGACGCTGCTCGGCGTCGAGCCCGCGGATCGTGCGCTGTCCGCGGGCCTTTGCTGCCGTCTCCGGCGTTGCGCGTGCGCCGGGCGCCGCCGGCGGTCTGGCCATGGCCCGGAGTGTAGTGCGGCCGGTGTACTTCCGGCCGCACTCGGGCGATGCTCACCTGGTCAGCTTGCCCGGTCCTTCCGGTGGTCCGAGGGACGATGGCGCTGCGCGGGTGCCGACTTCGCGG
This genomic window from Mycolicibacterium neworleansense contains:
- a CDS encoding TetR/AcrR family transcriptional regulator, which codes for MARPPAAPGARATPETAAKARGQRTIRGLDAEQRRAHRREQLLTAAFELIARDGYANTSIEQICQTAYVGNKAFYEVFDSKEDCYLALLAQIAGQIEKQAVEALADAPDDPDETVHRLLSAFAHALVDDPRVAVVAFGECAGISPRVERLRRENRRWTAAFLENLWRQREFPCLPDTGAVDYHALAVSTVGGLFESVADWLHQRETDTDSPPTIDTLISNLASFVAVVRAGIAASTR